Proteins from a single region of Desulfovibrio sp. X2:
- a CDS encoding radical SAM protein — MTMPATPSLMELRPTQDKTMHPCFNPKVKGQCGRVHLPVAPACNIQCAYCNRKYDCVNESRPGVTSSVLTPQQALAYMDKVLEREPRITVAGIAGPGDPFANAEATLTTMRLIREKYPHMLFCVSSNGLGVPAHLDAIAEAGITHMTITVNAVDPEVGQHFYRWVKDGKVTYQGKAAAELLWQRQKESIIGLKERGIVVKVNTILTPGLNDQHIEEIARTLSGLGVDLLNIMALIPNEGTPFGTRRPPSRAELDEIRKTAGAYLPQMLHCKRCRADAVGLLEKDLSGEMAGCLSACSKLDEAALLAPPPLDVARPYVAVASMEGMLVNEHLGEALRFQIWGEDGQGGFTMVEERPAPPPGGGPGRWYSLASLLKDCRVVLVAGVGDTPRTVLEEEGIVCVEMEGFIEQGLTAVYKTGDLAAVRTRRKGASCSVGCKGGGEGCG; from the coding sequence ATGACCATGCCCGCCACCCCGTCTCTCATGGAGCTGCGTCCCACCCAGGACAAGACCATGCACCCCTGCTTCAACCCCAAGGTCAAGGGGCAGTGCGGCCGCGTGCACCTGCCCGTGGCCCCGGCCTGCAACATCCAGTGCGCCTACTGCAACCGCAAGTACGACTGCGTGAACGAGTCGCGCCCGGGCGTGACCTCCTCCGTGCTCACGCCGCAGCAGGCCCTGGCCTACATGGACAAGGTGCTCGAGCGCGAGCCGCGCATCACCGTGGCGGGCATCGCCGGGCCCGGCGACCCCTTCGCCAACGCCGAGGCCACCCTCACGACCATGCGCCTCATCCGCGAGAAGTACCCGCACATGCTCTTCTGCGTCTCCTCCAACGGCCTGGGCGTGCCCGCCCACCTCGACGCCATCGCCGAGGCGGGCATCACGCACATGACCATCACGGTCAACGCCGTGGATCCCGAGGTCGGCCAGCACTTCTACCGCTGGGTCAAGGACGGCAAGGTCACCTACCAGGGAAAGGCCGCGGCCGAACTCCTCTGGCAGCGCCAGAAGGAGTCCATCATCGGCCTCAAGGAGCGCGGCATCGTGGTCAAGGTCAACACCATCCTGACCCCGGGCCTCAACGACCAGCACATCGAGGAGATCGCCAGGACCCTCTCCGGCCTCGGCGTGGACCTCCTGAACATCATGGCCCTCATCCCCAACGAGGGCACGCCCTTCGGGACGCGCCGCCCCCCGTCCAGGGCCGAGCTCGACGAGATCCGCAAGACCGCGGGCGCCTACCTGCCCCAGATGCTGCACTGCAAGCGCTGCCGCGCCGACGCCGTGGGCCTCCTGGAAAAGGACCTCTCCGGCGAGATGGCCGGCTGCCTCTCCGCCTGCAGCAAGCTCGACGAGGCCGCGCTGCTCGCCCCGCCGCCCCTGGACGTGGCCCGGCCTTACGTGGCCGTGGCAAGCATGGAAGGCATGCTGGTCAACGAGCACTTGGGCGAGGCGCTGCGCTTCCAGATCTGGGGCGAGGACGGGCAGGGCGGCTTCACCATGGTCGAGGAACGGCCCGCGCCGCCCCCGGGCGGCGGTCCCGGCCGCTGGTACTCGCTCGCCTCCCTGCTCAAGGACTGCCGCGTCGTGCTCGTCGCGGGCGTCGGCGACACCCCGCGCACCGTGCTCGAGGAAGAGGGCATCGTCTGCGTGGAGATGGAAGGCTTCATCGAGCAGGGACTCACCGCCGTGTACAAGACCGGCGACCTCGCCGCCGTGCGCACCCGCCGCAAGGGCGCGTCCTGCTCCGTGGGCTGCAAGGGCGGCGGCGAAGGCTGCGGCTAG
- a CDS encoding nitrogenase component 1 yields the protein MPPVKGAANTPGEAVKPDPFVSTTNACKMCKPLGAALAFMGIEGCVPFLHGSQGCATYMRRYVISHFREPVDIASSALGEKQAIHGGGPNLKLGLLNVMKKYGATAIGVATTCLTETIGDDVSMLVKEFKKEFGDLPLPEIVHVSTPSYGGTQAEGFQAALRAVVDQLATDEAKSTQVNVLSNFVSCEDIRHLKDLFEDFGLNAAILPDYSERLDGPALEDYVKIAPGGTPVARIRAMGGARATIEFGRVLDPEKSAGGLLAERFSVPLHSLGLPVGLRECDAFFGVLEEISGRPLPRRHELARGRLVDAYVDGHKYLSGKTAVVYGEEDLVVAMCAFLSEIGVKPVLAASGGQSGRLAGAVSAVTADILREPPEVREGVDFYEIAARARELSPDLVIGNSKGYRVLGRELDIPLIRVGFPIHDRFGAQRVLHLGYAGTQRLFDQIVNAVIEKKQADSDVGYGYI from the coding sequence ATGCCGCCCGTCAAGGGAGCCGCGAACACCCCGGGAGAGGCCGTGAAGCCCGATCCCTTCGTCTCCACGACCAACGCCTGCAAGATGTGCAAGCCGCTCGGCGCGGCCCTGGCCTTCATGGGCATCGAGGGCTGCGTGCCCTTCCTGCACGGCTCGCAGGGCTGCGCCACATACATGCGCCGCTACGTCATCAGCCACTTCCGCGAGCCCGTGGACATCGCCTCCTCCGCCCTGGGCGAGAAGCAGGCCATCCACGGCGGCGGGCCGAACCTGAAGCTCGGGCTCCTCAACGTCATGAAGAAGTACGGCGCCACGGCCATCGGCGTGGCCACCACCTGCCTCACCGAGACCATCGGCGACGACGTCTCCATGCTGGTCAAGGAGTTCAAAAAGGAGTTCGGCGACCTGCCCCTGCCCGAGATCGTGCACGTCTCCACCCCGTCCTACGGCGGCACCCAGGCCGAGGGCTTCCAGGCCGCGCTGCGCGCCGTCGTGGACCAGCTGGCCACGGACGAGGCCAAGTCCACGCAGGTCAACGTGCTCTCGAACTTCGTCTCCTGCGAGGACATCCGCCACCTGAAGGACCTCTTCGAGGACTTCGGCCTGAACGCGGCCATCCTGCCCGACTACTCGGAGCGCCTTGACGGTCCCGCCCTCGAGGACTACGTCAAGATCGCGCCCGGCGGCACGCCCGTCGCGCGCATCCGGGCCATGGGCGGGGCGCGCGCCACCATCGAGTTCGGCCGCGTCCTGGACCCCGAAAAGAGCGCCGGCGGCCTCCTGGCCGAGCGCTTCTCCGTGCCGCTGCACTCGCTCGGCCTGCCCGTGGGCCTGCGCGAGTGCGACGCCTTCTTCGGGGTCCTCGAGGAGATCTCCGGCCGTCCCCTGCCGCGCCGCCACGAGCTGGCCCGCGGCCGCCTGGTGGACGCCTACGTGGACGGCCACAAGTACCTTTCGGGCAAGACGGCCGTGGTCTACGGCGAAGAGGACCTGGTGGTCGCCATGTGCGCCTTCCTCTCCGAAATCGGCGTGAAGCCGGTGCTCGCGGCCTCCGGGGGCCAGTCCGGCCGCCTGGCCGGGGCCGTCTCGGCCGTGACCGCCGACATCCTGCGCGAGCCGCCGGAAGTGCGCGAGGGAGTGGACTTCTACGAGATCGCGGCGCGCGCCAGGGAGCTTTCGCCCGACCTCGTCATCGGCAACTCCAAGGGCTACCGCGTGCTCGGCCGCGAACTCGACATCCCGCTCATCCGCGTGGGCTTCCCCATCCACGACCGCTTCGGCGCCCAGCGCGTGCTGCACCTCGGCTACGCGGGCACGCAGCGCCTCTTCGACCAGATCGTCAACGCAGTCATCGAAAAGAAGCAGGCCGATTCAGACGTCGGCTACGGCTATATCTAG